The following proteins are encoded in a genomic region of Nitratireductor sp. GISD-1A_MAKvit:
- a CDS encoding murein L,D-transpeptidase, with product MLSAAVAMIVGATGTANAQADNLFDMLFGGGIRKKERVATPPPAASKPVTRKPVKRRAAPKISAPSYYNYSPARLTRVAFAQIKPPKREDAFSPALEGVSFREALPSLEEVELYAENDIADAVVEFYSRNPDFIWVTGYQVNDRARSVLRELAEAGRHGLNEADYTVGVPGPDFSYDRIAERQAELIRFEMTLTARALRYARDAFAGRVDPNKLSGYHDFPKKPMNLQQSVAFMANMDEPALYLKGLHPQNDMYRQLRAELEALRGSVEREIVVDPKTFVRPGGASPEFAKLLKIIERDAEETFLAQHGTTLTEHAGSEVYSSALVPVIEAVQRKHDLTPDGIVGPRTVAAIAGVSKADRIEKVVYSLERLRWHPSDLGDTRVVINAASFNVDFFDRGEHRISMRTVVGRNANQTSFFYDELETVEFNPYWGVPRSIIVNEMLPKLWRDPSYLDRNGYEVINSKGRRISSSAVNWGQYGRNVPYSVRQKPGPRNALGELKILFPNRHAIYMHDTPSKSLFQRDTRAFSHGCVRLADPRAMAAAVLDISVEQVAGLIEKGDRSRPTRRKVERRIPVYVGYFTAWPEVDGEVAFHGDIYGRDQRLKTALEKTADLRSPSS from the coding sequence TTGCTCAGTGCGGCCGTTGCCATGATTGTTGGTGCCACGGGCACAGCGAATGCGCAGGCCGACAATCTTTTCGATATGCTGTTCGGTGGTGGTATTCGCAAGAAAGAGCGGGTGGCAACGCCTCCTCCTGCTGCATCAAAGCCGGTCACACGAAAACCGGTGAAACGCAGGGCCGCTCCCAAGATCTCGGCTCCATCCTACTACAACTACAGCCCCGCTCGGCTCACGCGCGTCGCCTTTGCACAGATCAAGCCCCCTAAGCGAGAGGACGCATTTTCGCCGGCCCTGGAGGGGGTGTCCTTTCGAGAGGCTCTTCCCAGTCTTGAGGAGGTGGAGCTTTATGCGGAAAACGATATCGCCGATGCGGTCGTCGAGTTCTATTCGCGCAACCCCGATTTCATCTGGGTGACCGGTTATCAGGTTAACGACCGGGCCAGGAGTGTCCTGCGCGAACTCGCCGAGGCCGGAAGGCATGGCCTGAACGAAGCCGATTACACGGTCGGGGTACCGGGCCCTGATTTTTCCTACGACAGGATCGCCGAGCGACAAGCTGAACTCATCCGTTTTGAAATGACCCTGACTGCGCGTGCATTGCGTTATGCGCGTGATGCTTTTGCAGGGCGGGTCGATCCGAACAAACTTTCCGGCTATCACGACTTTCCCAAAAAGCCGATGAACCTGCAGCAAAGCGTGGCGTTCATGGCCAACATGGACGAACCGGCGCTTTATCTCAAAGGCCTGCATCCTCAGAACGACATGTACCGCCAGCTCCGCGCGGAACTGGAGGCGCTGCGTGGCTCCGTCGAACGTGAGATCGTGGTCGATCCCAAAACCTTTGTGCGTCCCGGCGGCGCCTCACCAGAGTTTGCCAAACTTCTGAAAATCATTGAACGCGACGCAGAGGAAACCTTTCTGGCCCAGCATGGAACGACGCTGACGGAGCATGCTGGGAGCGAGGTTTACTCCAGTGCCCTTGTTCCGGTTATCGAGGCCGTGCAGAGAAAGCATGACTTGACACCGGACGGTATCGTCGGCCCGCGCACAGTCGCGGCGATTGCAGGTGTGTCAAAAGCGGATCGCATCGAAAAGGTTGTTTATTCGCTGGAGCGGCTGCGCTGGCATCCTTCGGATCTCGGCGATACCCGTGTCGTCATCAATGCCGCGTCCTTCAATGTCGATTTTTTTGACAGGGGCGAACACCGTATCTCCATGCGGACGGTGGTTGGGCGCAATGCCAATCAGACCAGTTTTTTCTATGATGAGCTGGAAACGGTGGAATTCAACCCATATTGGGGGGTGCCCCGGTCCATTATCGTCAACGAGATGCTGCCGAAACTCTGGCGCGATCCCAGCTATCTGGATCGCAATGGATACGAGGTCATCAACAGCAAGGGGCGGAGGATTTCGTCCTCTGCCGTGAACTGGGGGCAATATGGAAGGAATGTTCCTTACAGCGTTCGACAGAAACCCGGGCCCAGAAATGCGCTCGGTGAGCTGAAGATCCTGTTTCCCAACAGGCATGCGATCTATATGCATGACACTCCGTCCAAGAGCCTGTTCCAGCGCGACACGCGGGCTTTCAGCCATGGCTGTGTTCGGCTGGCTGATCCGCGGGCCATGGCTGCCGCAGTGCTGGATATCTCTGTTGAGCAGGTCGCAGGTCTCATCGAGAAAGGTGATCGCAGCCGTCCGACGCGGCGGAAGGTCGAGCGCAGGATTCCTGTCTATGTCGGCTACTTCACCGCCTGGCCCGAGGTGGACGGGGAGGTCGCCTTCCATGGCGATATCTATGGGCGTGATCAACGCTTGAAGACCGCTCTCGAGAAGACCGCCGACCTACGTTCTCCCAGCAGTTGA
- a CDS encoding TrkH family potassium uptake protein has translation MQPSTIRTAAYPAAVFAVYVAASMLLPAAVDLYYSNEDWQVFVVCAFATGAIALTIAAATRAPLSHHGSTQSTFLVVVVLWLMLGFVGALPFYNSSLKLDLAEAVFESVSAITTTGSTVISGLDNLPPGLLLWRSILQWIGGIGVVALGLFLLPLLKVGGFSYFRIESSDIENRPYERFISFLIALVGVYVMMTALCALAYAAAGMSKFDALNHAMTTIATGGFSTHDASFGFFEGNALLWIGTFFMLLGALPFSILVLFFVRGRLDALRDPQIRLFLGYVTAFVVVLAVQRRIVTGEPFDDIIASTAFNFTSIITTTGFASEDYTSWGPFAVTLAFFATFLGGCSGSTSGGVKAYRFLILGAMLRNGLRLLIHPHSIRALHYGNRVVDDQMQRSVVLFVVAFLGSWVFSTVLLSASGLDFLTSMTGALTALTNVGPGLGTTIGPAGNFQPLSDFAKWVLSGTMLLGRLEILAVIVLFLPTFWRN, from the coding sequence GTGCAACCTTCGACAATCAGAACGGCAGCATATCCTGCAGCCGTTTTTGCAGTCTATGTCGCGGCCTCGATGCTCTTGCCTGCGGCTGTCGACCTCTACTACAGCAATGAAGACTGGCAGGTATTCGTGGTCTGCGCATTCGCGACCGGCGCGATAGCCCTGACAATTGCCGCGGCAACACGCGCGCCCCTCAGCCATCATGGCTCCACGCAATCCACCTTTCTCGTGGTCGTGGTTCTGTGGCTGATGCTCGGCTTTGTTGGCGCCCTGCCCTTTTACAACTCATCATTAAAGCTCGATCTGGCAGAGGCCGTGTTCGAATCGGTTTCAGCCATCACCACCACCGGCTCCACGGTGATATCCGGACTGGACAATCTGCCCCCCGGACTGCTGCTGTGGCGATCGATTTTGCAATGGATCGGAGGCATCGGCGTGGTCGCCCTTGGCCTCTTTCTTCTGCCTCTTCTTAAGGTGGGCGGATTTTCCTATTTCCGGATAGAATCCTCCGACATCGAGAACAGACCCTACGAACGTTTCATAAGTTTTCTGATCGCACTCGTCGGGGTTTATGTCATGATGACAGCGCTTTGTGCGCTGGCCTATGCAGCAGCAGGCATGAGCAAGTTCGACGCTCTCAATCACGCAATGACCACCATTGCAACGGGCGGTTTCTCCACCCACGATGCTTCGTTTGGTTTCTTTGAAGGCAACGCTCTCCTGTGGATCGGCACCTTCTTCATGCTTCTGGGCGCGCTGCCGTTTTCCATCCTCGTCCTGTTTTTTGTGCGAGGGCGTCTCGATGCCTTGCGGGATCCCCAGATCCGGCTCTTCCTGGGATATGTCACCGCATTCGTTGTCGTTCTTGCCGTTCAACGCCGCATCGTTACCGGAGAACCGTTTGACGACATCATCGCGTCAACCGCGTTCAACTTCACATCCATTATCACCACCACGGGCTTTGCCAGCGAAGATTACACATCGTGGGGGCCATTCGCGGTGACGCTGGCTTTCTTCGCCACTTTTCTGGGTGGCTGTTCCGGCTCGACATCTGGTGGTGTGAAAGCGTATCGCTTCCTCATACTTGGAGCGATGCTGCGCAACGGCCTGCGCCTGCTCATTCATCCGCACTCCATCCGGGCACTGCATTATGGCAACCGTGTCGTCGATGACCAGATGCAGCGTTCGGTGGTGCTTTTCGTGGTGGCTTTCTTAGGATCCTGGGTGTTTTCGACCGTACTTTTATCGGCAAGCGGGCTCGATTTCCTGACCTCGATGACGGGCGCGCTGACTGCGCTCACGAATGTGGGACCGGGACTGGGAACGACCATTGGTCCGGCAGGCAATTTCCAGCCGCTGAGCGATTTTGCCAAGTGGGTTCTTTCAGGCACCATGCTGCTCGGTCGGCTGGAGATCCTGGCCGTGATCGTTCTCTTTCTTCCAACATTCTGGCGCAACTGA
- a CDS encoding methyltransferase, TIGR04325 family gives MMTGRPVRFQGAFATYQQALEAAKRRGMAGYDHEGVADVAFDVMCQLVPWDYPVLFWISRLQSEIGSVLDAGGHMGTKYRAFRRIYPPTDQLHWTVYDLPAIVRIGEKRALAEGLGALSFTSHLDKGRSYDLFLGSGLLQYLDVPLPDLIARLETPPRHLILNKVALREGRTIVTLERIGPALVPYQMRNESAFLSMISAMGYEIRDRWKIPSLSHAIDTHPEHGMSESAGFYCKLR, from the coding sequence ATGATGACCGGTCGTCCCGTACGGTTTCAGGGTGCATTCGCCACCTATCAGCAAGCACTTGAGGCCGCAAAACGAAGGGGTATGGCCGGTTATGATCACGAGGGGGTGGCGGATGTCGCTTTCGATGTCATGTGCCAACTGGTACCCTGGGACTACCCGGTCCTGTTCTGGATCAGCAGGTTGCAAAGCGAGATCGGTTCGGTGCTTGATGCTGGTGGGCATATGGGTACGAAATACCGGGCCTTCCGCAGGATCTATCCACCCACCGATCAGCTGCACTGGACCGTCTACGACCTACCCGCAATCGTAAGAATAGGCGAAAAGCGGGCTCTCGCCGAAGGGCTTGGTGCGCTCTCCTTCACAAGCCATCTCGACAAAGGGCGGTCATACGACCTCTTTTTGGGGTCCGGCCTGCTGCAGTATCTCGACGTTCCATTGCCAGACCTGATTGCAAGGCTGGAGACACCGCCAAGGCATCTCATTCTGAACAAGGTTGCGCTACGCGAAGGCAGGACCATTGTTACCCTGGAGCGGATCGGCCCAGCCCTGGTGCCATACCAGATGCGCAACGAGAGCGCCTTCCTCTCGATGATTTCCGCCATGGGATACGAAATTCGGGACCGGTGGAAAATACCCTCACTTTCCCACGCGATAGACACCCATCCCGAGCACGGAATGAGCGAGAGCGCCGGGTTTTATTGCAAACTACGGTAA